In a genomic window of Sporosarcina trichiuri:
- a CDS encoding tape measure protein, whose product MAEARSSMSLEDRMSGPLQKILKAMDSTLKVMEQMDSATQQLDQKTMANARRSIDNAASGLARMQAQMKQTNDATSKAAQQQEKMNDALQRMKPPTVLERMRSLYQGMQREMAQATTAQQKFATALNMLRPSNMLERLKTVMKQHGDSADHASRQQENFNRSVESGIPNVKSLATGILGAIGAYQLFSMAKDAAKDLFSRGIEFHAFRESASVAFTTFLGDAEKAQQYMDNMYAFALKTPFAYPDLLASSRNLIAFGMSAENTFPVMQAIGDAVAAIGGGNAEMMNMADIFGQIQAQGRITATEVNRLSQYGINAFEILGNAAGKSADEMRKEISKGTVDAGTAIGALVEGIDKKFGGMMEGQKKSWAGLMDSLNSARRNAGAALTKDLMEPLADSVQNIINLFKKLPQYIGPAVSAFIPLLNKINEAFAEGRFDGIFDSLAAGLTFVAETLAWIGETGLWVAEIFMDNWSWIAPILFTMSAVLGTIAAILLFKYSILGLIRVATLAWAAAQWVVNAAYLANPIVLVLLLIVAHIALVIYALYAWGEQTAAVVGWIVGWFFFFGQVFVNIMIAVLNFGISVVEMLANAWMQGVYMIQMAWFMLGTMVNVILSAIVNFALSAAAAVVNTWNDGLYAVQMAFHTMAQAGLSIMSGLSSGVVGVVNAALGAVTALINTAVSGLNALISMANKVPGVNIGAIGTVDFKVSNGVGKALGAVGAALPAPTRKAAFSPGKYSAGVFSGTMPTAPPSVSFGKQGYGSPIGAMANGMAMGSNAIKNVSGKLTGVIDKVSGLIPNGKDFGAGMLNPGDVPAGAYDPTNGGASAPGGGGKAPGSGGGKGKKPGAGKKAPGGGKKAPGGGKKGKNPTGGKLDKVGKIEDDINIADEDLKMLKDLAERKAVKNFITLNPSVNFKDTVIEKDADVNVIIDKIDKHLREEAARSVEGVFDQ is encoded by the coding sequence ATGGCAGAAGCACGATCCAGTATGTCGCTCGAGGACCGCATGTCCGGTCCGCTGCAGAAGATCTTGAAAGCGATGGACAGCACTCTCAAAGTCATGGAACAGATGGACAGCGCGACCCAGCAACTGGACCAGAAGACGATGGCAAACGCCCGTCGCAGCATCGACAATGCGGCATCCGGTCTTGCTCGGATGCAGGCACAGATGAAGCAGACCAATGACGCCACAAGCAAAGCCGCACAACAGCAGGAGAAAATGAACGACGCCCTGCAACGCATGAAGCCGCCGACCGTGTTGGAACGAATGCGATCGCTGTATCAAGGCATGCAGCGTGAGATGGCCCAAGCGACTACGGCCCAGCAGAAGTTTGCGACCGCGCTGAACATGCTGCGTCCGTCCAACATGCTGGAACGTCTCAAGACGGTCATGAAGCAGCACGGCGACAGCGCAGACCACGCCAGTCGACAGCAGGAGAACTTCAACCGGTCTGTCGAGAGCGGCATTCCAAATGTCAAGAGTCTTGCCACCGGAATCCTCGGCGCCATCGGAGCGTACCAGCTGTTCAGCATGGCGAAAGATGCGGCGAAGGATCTCTTCTCCCGGGGTATCGAGTTTCACGCCTTCCGAGAAAGCGCGTCTGTCGCGTTCACGACATTCCTCGGAGACGCTGAGAAGGCGCAGCAGTACATGGACAACATGTACGCATTCGCGCTCAAGACACCGTTCGCTTATCCGGACCTTCTAGCTTCCTCCAGGAACCTGATTGCATTCGGCATGAGTGCCGAGAATACGTTCCCGGTCATGCAGGCAATTGGTGATGCTGTGGCAGCCATCGGCGGCGGGAACGCCGAGATGATGAACATGGCGGACATCTTCGGACAGATTCAGGCGCAAGGTCGTATCACCGCAACCGAAGTCAACCGTCTGAGCCAGTACGGCATCAACGCCTTTGAGATCCTCGGCAATGCAGCAGGGAAGTCGGCAGACGAGATGCGGAAGGAAATCAGTAAGGGTACCGTTGACGCCGGCACCGCGATTGGTGCCTTGGTCGAGGGGATCGATAAGAAATTCGGCGGCATGATGGAAGGGCAGAAGAAGTCCTGGGCTGGTCTCATGGACTCCCTCAACTCCGCTCGGCGGAATGCTGGAGCTGCTCTGACGAAAGATCTGATGGAGCCGCTCGCGGACTCTGTTCAGAACATCATCAACCTATTCAAGAAACTGCCGCAGTACATAGGGCCGGCAGTCAGCGCATTTATCCCGCTACTGAACAAAATCAATGAGGCCTTTGCAGAGGGCCGTTTCGACGGCATCTTCGACAGCTTGGCTGCAGGGCTGACCTTTGTCGCGGAAACGCTCGCATGGATCGGAGAAACCGGTCTGTGGGTCGCAGAAATCTTCATGGACAACTGGTCGTGGATTGCACCGATTCTGTTCACGATGTCTGCTGTGCTTGGTACGATCGCAGCCATCCTGCTGTTCAAGTATTCTATCCTCGGTTTGATCCGTGTGGCTACACTGGCATGGGCGGCCGCTCAGTGGGTCGTCAATGCTGCATATCTCGCGAATCCGATCGTCTTGGTGCTCCTGCTGATCGTCGCGCACATCGCGCTTGTCATCTACGCGCTATACGCGTGGGGCGAACAGACAGCGGCCGTGGTCGGCTGGATCGTAGGCTGGTTCTTCTTCTTCGGTCAAGTGTTCGTCAATATCATGATCGCCGTTCTGAACTTCGGCATTTCCGTTGTGGAAATGCTGGCGAATGCCTGGATGCAAGGAGTCTACATGATCCAGATGGCGTGGTTTATGCTCGGTACCATGGTGAACGTCATACTATCTGCCATCGTCAATTTCGCGCTGTCGGCAGCTGCGGCAGTCGTGAACACGTGGAATGACGGTCTGTACGCCGTGCAGATGGCGTTCCATACGATGGCACAAGCTGGGCTCAGCATTATGAGCGGCTTGTCCAGTGGTGTGGTCGGTGTGGTAAACGCGGCTCTCGGTGCTGTCACGGCACTCATCAATACGGCCGTCAGCGGGCTGAATGCGCTCATCTCGATGGCGAACAAAGTGCCGGGCGTCAACATCGGTGCAATCGGTACGGTCGACTTCAAGGTCAGCAACGGGGTCGGCAAAGCGCTTGGCGCAGTCGGTGCGGCTCTGCCGGCGCCAACCCGGAAAGCGGCATTCAGCCCTGGGAAGTATAGCGCCGGTGTCTTCAGCGGAACGATGCCAACAGCTCCGCCTTCCGTATCGTTCGGGAAGCAAGGGTACGGCAGCCCGATTGGTGCGATGGCGAATGGTATGGCAATGGGCTCTAATGCTATCAAAAACGTCAGTGGTAAACTGACGGGCGTGATCGATAAAGTGTCCGGACTGATTCCAAATGGAAAAGATTTCGGAGCCGGCATGCTGAATCCTGGCGACGTACCGGCAGGAGCTTACGATCCGACAAATGGAGGTGCAAGCGCTCCTGGAGGAGGGGGCAAGGCGCCGGGCAGCGGCGGCGGTAAAGGCAAGAAGCCAGGCGCAGGCAAGAAAGCACCTGGGGGTGGCAAGAAAGCTCCGGGCGGCGGGAAAAAAGGCAAGAACCCGACCGGAGGAAAGCTGGACAAGGTCGGCAAGATTGAAGATGACATCAACATTGCAGACGAGGACCTGAAGATGCTGAAGGACTTGGCCGAGCGGAAAGCCGTCAAGAACTTCATCACGCTCAACCCGTCCGTCAATTTCAAAGACACCGTCATTGAAAAAGACGCCGATGTCAATGTCATCATCGACAAGATCGACAAGCACCTTCGAGAAGAAGCGGCTCGAAGCGTGGAAGGGGTGTTTGACCAGTGA
- a CDS encoding LysM peptidoglycan-binding domain-containing protein: MSYGIYLSAKNDKEGFRLPINPEEVRVTRSGDGETFKIARLGSVNVPKAPDLQEFEFESYFPAEPTHYSETDFLPPQYYIDKLNSWLDAREPIRYIYVNGSFSINEKVTIEDFEYSESYGTADVDFSIELKRYVDFGPKQLKIEKPKTPTAAKKPAKATSSKKPARQTQKVVPQTYVLVKGDSLWKVAQKYTGKGNNYPALAKLNNIKPSQYRRLPIGLKLKIPPEWTKKK; the protein is encoded by the coding sequence GTGAGCTATGGAATCTATCTGAGTGCAAAGAACGACAAGGAAGGGTTCCGCCTGCCGATCAATCCGGAGGAAGTCAGGGTGACCCGGTCAGGGGACGGAGAGACGTTCAAGATTGCCCGTCTCGGCTCGGTCAATGTCCCGAAAGCGCCGGACTTGCAAGAGTTCGAGTTCGAGTCGTACTTCCCTGCCGAACCGACGCACTACAGCGAGACGGACTTCCTTCCGCCGCAGTACTATATCGATAAACTGAATAGCTGGTTGGATGCCCGAGAGCCGATACGTTACATTTACGTAAACGGTTCTTTTTCGATCAACGAGAAAGTTACGATCGAGGACTTTGAGTATTCGGAAAGCTACGGGACGGCAGACGTCGACTTCTCGATTGAACTGAAACGGTACGTTGACTTTGGGCCGAAACAGCTCAAGATCGAGAAGCCGAAAACGCCGACCGCAGCGAAGAAGCCTGCAAAAGCAACTTCATCGAAGAAACCTGCGCGGCAGACGCAGAAGGTCGTGCCCCAGACATACGTGTTGGTGAAGGGCGACAGCTTGTGGAAAGTGGCGCAGAAGTACACGGGGAAAGGCAACAACTATCCTGCGCTCGCCAAGCTGAACAACATCAAGCCGAGCCAGTACCGGCGTCTGCCGATCGGGTTGAAATTGAAAATCCCGCCGGAATGGACCAAGAAAAAGTGA